Within Limisalsivibrio acetivorans, the genomic segment ATCGAAGAACCTGTCTGGAAAGGCTTCTTCAAACTTTGCAAGCCCCGTTCCGTCACGCATCGCCGCACTTATGGCAACAACATTTGGATTACTGTGCCCTATCTCGGTTATGGTTTCGCCGAATATATCGGTATAGCTTTTGGATGTTCCAAGCTTGTTGGATTTGCCCGTTTCAATATCGAAGGAGGATACACCATGGAACCGTGAGGGGTCCTCCTCTGCGGGCTTATAACCTTTACCTTTGGTGGTCGAAACATGGATTATGACTGGTCCGTCCTGTATGAGGGCGTTCTGGAAAGCTTTATCCAGATCCTTGACCCTGTGCCCGTTTACGGGACCGATATAGCGCAGCCCAAGCTCCTCAAAGAGGATGCCGGGGGTGAACATACCCACAAGACCCTCCTCCATCTTCTTTGCGATGTTCAGAAGACGGGGACCGAGGGGACGTTTCTCAAGTAGATGTTGCACATCCTTACGGAATTTTGTGTATACCTTCCCTGTCATAAGGTTGGAAAGGTATGCCGCAACACCGCCTACGTTTGAGCCGATGGACATCTCGTTGTCGTTGAGCACAACGATCATCCTCTTGTCGAGGTGGCCTAGATTGTTAAGAGCTTCAAAGGCCATCCCCGCTGTCATAGCGCCATCACCGATAACCGATACGATCTTCCGGTCTCGCTCCTTAAGACCATCCGCAACGCTCATGCCGAGGCCTGCGGAGATAGATGTGCTTGTATGCCCTACTCCGAAGGAATCGTATGAACTTTCAGCCGGCTTTATGAAGCCGGATATACCTTTGTACTGGCGAAGGGTTTTGAAACGGTGCTTGCGGTCTGTGAGGATCTTAAAGGCGTAGGACTGATGCCCCACATCCCACACGATCCTGTCCGCAGCGGGGCTGAAATTCCTCAAAAGGCTTAGTGTAAGCTCAACTACACCAAGGCTCGGGGCAAGGTGTCCGCCGTTTTTGGAAACGGTATCAATGATAAGCTCCCTCGTTTCCTCGGCCAGCTTATCTATTTCATCGTAATCTATTTCCTGAATGTCATCGGGCAATTTAAGTGAATCTGTAAGACTCATCTAATGGGTTCTCTCCAAAACATATTTGGCAATCTCCTCGCAGGGGCGGGAGGCTTTGCCGTAGGGTTTAACTATAGAGATCGCCTCATCTATCATCTCACGGGCGATCTGCTTGGACTTATCCACCCCGTAAATCGTAACATAGGTGGCCTTCCCCTTTTCAAGGTCGCTCCCTGCGTCCTTTCCAAGCTGTTCTGTGGTTCCTGTCACATCCAGTACATCGTCCACAATCTGGAAGGCAAGCCCAAGTTTGCGGCCGTACTCCTTCATGTTTGCCTTATCGATATCCTCACCGTAACCGAGGATGGCCCCCAGTTCGGAGCAGTAGCCGAGGAGTGCCGCTGTTTTATTCTCATGGATAAAATCCACAATGCTGTCATCAAATCCACCGCTTTCCGCTTCCATATCCGCATACTGTCCGGCAACCATTCCGGCATCGCCTGTGGCTTTTGAAAGCTTGAAGGCAGCTTCAACCATAAGCTTGTCCTCAACCTCGGGGTTGAGCTCCTTATCGAGCATGGTTTCAAACGCCTTGGTGAGCAGTGCATCGCCGGCCAAAATAGCCGTTGCTTCGCCGAAGACCTTGTGGTTTGTGGGCTTACCACGCCTGAAATCGTCATCATCCATAGCGGGTAGATCATCGTGGACAAGGGAGTAGGTATGGAGCATCTCCACCGCCGCTGCGTAGGGCGTTATCTTGTCGAAATAGCTGTCGAATATACCGTAGCTGGAATATATAATGGCGGGTCGCATGCGCTTGCCCCCTGCAAAGAGGCTGTATTTCATAGACTTAACAAGTCCGCTGGCGAATATCTCTTTAGTCTGAACGTATTCCTGCAGGAACTCTCCCACCTTGTCCGCCCAGAAGTTTATGTATCCTTTAAGGTTAAAATCTTCACTCATTCAGCCGGCTCCGTTTCCACGTTTCCGTCCTCGTCGGTTCCGAGAACCTTGTTCACCTTGAGTTCAATCTCATCGAGCATCTTCCTTGATTCTTTGCCAAGCTTCATACCCTCCTGAAAAAGTTCGAGGGTGGTCTCTATGTCAAGGTCTTCATTCTCAAGCTTCTCGACAATCTCCTCAAGCCTGACCAGCTTCTTCTCAAATGCACCGCTTTCTTTCATGATAAATCGTCTAAAACCCTCTGCGCGTGCCCTGTGGCACGTACATTTTTATAGGACTTAATCAGTTTTCCACCCTCGTCAAAGGCGAAGGTCGAACGGATTATGCCCATGTATGTTTTCCCGTAGTTCTTCTTTTCGCCGTATGCACCAAACGCCTCTGCAGCCTCCTTTTCAGGGTCGGAGAGGAGGAGTACACCAAGCTCATGCTTCTCCTTGAAACGGCAGTGGGTGGCTGTTTTATCAGGACTAACCCCTACAACTTTATAGCCCAGCCTTCCAAAATCCTCGGTCAATGCTGTGAAGTCCTTTGCCTCCACGGTGCATCCGGGTGTGTTATCTTTGGGATAGAAGTAGATTATAAGCCTGTCACCCTTGAAGTCCTCCGGCGTATACACCTTGCCGTCATCCCCCTCAAGCTCAAAACCGGGGATCTGATCCCCTTCCTTTAGCTCAGCCATTCTCTTCCTCTTTTCTGGTATTTGCATAGAGCTGTCCGCAGGCCCCGTCAATGTCGCTTCCAAGGCTTTTACGGATAAATGTACCGATCTTCTCTTGTATCAGATAATCCTGAAATTTTAAAGTCTCATTTTCCGACGGAGGCTCGTACCCGCCCCCCATTCCGCTGTTGTAAGGTATAAGGTTAACCTTAACACGGATACCCTTTAAAATAGCCGCCAGAGCCTTTGCATCCTCGGGGGTATCGTTAAATCCCTTCATCAGGACATACTCCGCCATTATCATCTTCCGCTTTACGGAGGGAAGACGCTTAATACCTTTGATGAGATCCTTCAGGGGATACTTCTTCGTTACGGGCATTATCTGCTCACGCTTCTCCTGGGTGGCGGCATTGATAGAAACAGCCAGGTTAACCGGTGTCTCAAGCTCGAAGAGGCGCATCATCTTGTCGGTGAGTCCGCATGTGGATACGGTTATACGCTTGTGGCTGAACGCAAAGGTCTTCCTGTCCATAAGTATGCGGATGGAATCGAGGAGGTTGTCCGAATTGTCCAGCGGCTCCCCCATACCCATGAAGACAAGGTTTGTGAGCCTGCGGTCCTCTTCGGCGAGGATACGGTTTAGCTCGGCCACCTGCCCGACTATCTCGGCAACGGAGAGGTTGCGCTCAAAGCCCATCTTTGCCGTACTACAAAAGGTACAGCCCATACGGCAACCCACCTGGGTGGAGATGCACCCAGTGTTGCGCTCATAATCCGCCAGAACAACCGATTCAACAAGGTTTCCGTCCTCCAGCCTTATGAGGACCTTGATGGAGCCGTCCATCTCGGAACGCTGAACCTTGATCGTCTCCATGGGGGTGAACTCGAAGACGTTTTTGAGCTCTTCCCGGGCCTTGACCGAGACATTTGTCATCTCATCAAAGTCCTTAACGCCCTTACCGTGGATCCATTCATACACCTGATCCGCACGGAAGCGCTTATAGCCCATATTCACAAAGAGATCACGAAGTGGTTCGATGCTGTAGGAGTCAATCTTGACA encodes:
- the rlmN gene encoding 23S rRNA (adenine(2503)-C(2))-methyltransferase RlmN, giving the protein MSNTPETAVNHLVKIDSYSIEPLRDLFVNMGYKRFRADQVYEWIHGKGVKDFDEMTNVSVKAREELKNVFEFTPMETIKVQRSEMDGSIKVLIRLEDGNLVESVVLADYERNTGCISTQVGCRMGCTFCSTAKMGFERNLSVAEIVGQVAELNRILAEEDRRLTNLVFMGMGEPLDNSDNLLDSIRILMDRKTFAFSHKRITVSTCGLTDKMMRLFELETPVNLAVSINAATQEKREQIMPVTKKYPLKDLIKGIKRLPSVKRKMIMAEYVLMKGFNDTPEDAKALAAILKGIRVKVNLIPYNSGMGGGYEPPSENETLKFQDYLIQEKIGTFIRKSLGSDIDGACGQLYANTRKEEENG
- the dxs gene encoding 1-deoxy-D-xylulose-5-phosphate synthase; translated protein: MSLTDSLKLPDDIQEIDYDEIDKLAEETRELIIDTVSKNGGHLAPSLGVVELTLSLLRNFSPAADRIVWDVGHQSYAFKILTDRKHRFKTLRQYKGISGFIKPAESSYDSFGVGHTSTSISAGLGMSVADGLKERDRKIVSVIGDGAMTAGMAFEALNNLGHLDKRMIVVLNDNEMSIGSNVGGVAAYLSNLMTGKVYTKFRKDVQHLLEKRPLGPRLLNIAKKMEEGLVGMFTPGILFEELGLRYIGPVNGHRVKDLDKAFQNALIQDGPVIIHVSTTKGKGYKPAEEDPSRFHGVSSFDIETGKSNKLGTSKSYTDIFGETITEIGHSNPNVVAISAAMRDGTGLAKFEEAFPDRFFDVGIAEQHAVTFAAGMAISGMRPYVAIYSTFLQRAFDQIIHDVALQNLPVTLCIDRGGFVGADGPTHHGIYDISFLRCVPDLNIMLPKDGTELSEMLRLSLGIKAPVSIRYARGTAHSYDEYGYRPVVLGEPEVIDTGGDIAVVSAGHIFEEASRLHTKLKDAYGAASLINLRFIKPLNRDMLVDALKGKKLIVTVEEGSIRGGAGEEVQSILMDAGKAPRVIRFGVPDRFIEHGGINDLRKLCGLTAEQMFETVSGIDI
- a CDS encoding peroxiredoxin, giving the protein MAELKEGDQIPGFELEGDDGKVYTPEDFKGDRLIIYFYPKDNTPGCTVEAKDFTALTEDFGRLGYKVVGVSPDKTATHCRFKEKHELGVLLLSDPEKEAAEAFGAYGEKKNYGKTYMGIIRSTFAFDEGGKLIKSYKNVRATGHAQRVLDDLS
- the xseB gene encoding exodeoxyribonuclease VII small subunit, yielding MKESGAFEKKLVRLEEIVEKLENEDLDIETTLELFQEGMKLGKESRKMLDEIELKVNKVLGTDEDGNVETEPAE
- a CDS encoding polyprenyl synthetase family protein — protein: MSEDFNLKGYINFWADKVGEFLQEYVQTKEIFASGLVKSMKYSLFAGGKRMRPAIIYSSYGIFDSYFDKITPYAAAVEMLHTYSLVHDDLPAMDDDDFRRGKPTNHKVFGEATAILAGDALLTKAFETMLDKELNPEVEDKLMVEAAFKLSKATGDAGMVAGQYADMEAESGGFDDSIVDFIHENKTAALLGYCSELGAILGYGEDIDKANMKEYGRKLGLAFQIVDDVLDVTGTTEQLGKDAGSDLEKGKATYVTIYGVDKSKQIAREMIDEAISIVKPYGKASRPCEEIAKYVLERTH